In Chryseobacterium turcicum, a single window of DNA contains:
- the nrfD gene encoding NrfD/PsrC family molybdoenzyme membrane anchor subunit has translation MSGHYEAPIREPLIIGHKTYHDITEDIARPIEERAGKLWWISLYAALVLFIYGFGCIAYTIGTGIGAWGLNRTINWGWDITNFVWWVGIGHAGTLISAVLLLFRQRWRMSVNRSAEAMTIFAVVQAAIFPLIHMGRVWVGYWVFPLPNQFGSLWTNFNSPLLWDVFAICTYFSVSTVFWFIGLIPDFAMIRDRAKTPWTKKIYTLLSFGWGGKAKHWQRFEEVSLVLAGLATPLVFSVHTTVSFDFATSVIKGWHSTIYPPYFVAGAIFSGFAMVQTLLLIARKVCHLEDYITMYHIEIMNIVIVLTGGMVTVAYATEYFIGWYSGSRYEDFTYLSPGAAIGPYWWAFWALIICNLVIPALFWFKKVRTNIIATFIIALIINIGMWFERFDIIVINLSRDYLPGSWTMFKPTIIDVGVYLGTIGFFSVLFLLYARTFPVIAQAELKSILKISGETYKVKEGDEHH, from the coding sequence ATGTCAGGACATTACGAAGCTCCGATAAGGGAACCTCTGATTATTGGTCACAAAACTTATCACGATATCACAGAAGATATTGCACGACCTATCGAAGAAAGAGCAGGTAAATTATGGTGGATCTCACTATATGCAGCCTTAGTTCTTTTCATCTACGGATTCGGCTGTATCGCTTATACTATCGGGACAGGTATTGGAGCATGGGGGCTTAACAGAACTATTAACTGGGGTTGGGATATTACCAACTTCGTATGGTGGGTAGGTATCGGTCACGCCGGAACCCTAATCTCAGCAGTATTATTATTATTTAGACAACGATGGAGAATGTCTGTAAACCGTTCTGCGGAAGCAATGACAATCTTCGCAGTTGTACAGGCGGCAATCTTCCCGTTGATTCACATGGGTAGAGTTTGGGTAGGATACTGGGTATTTCCTCTTCCTAACCAGTTTGGTTCACTTTGGACTAACTTCAACTCGCCTCTACTTTGGGACGTATTTGCAATCTGTACGTATTTCTCTGTATCAACAGTATTCTGGTTTATCGGTTTGATTCCTGACTTTGCTATGATCAGAGACAGAGCTAAAACTCCTTGGACTAAGAAAATCTATACCCTACTATCTTTCGGATGGGGTGGAAAAGCAAAACACTGGCAGAGATTTGAAGAAGTATCTTTGGTATTAGCAGGTTTAGCAACTCCATTGGTATTCTCTGTACACACTACGGTATCTTTTGACTTCGCAACTTCAGTTATTAAAGGATGGCACTCTACGATCTATCCTCCTTACTTCGTTGCTGGAGCAATCTTCTCAGGATTTGCAATGGTACAAACACTATTGTTAATCGCTAGAAAAGTTTGTCACCTTGAAGATTACATCACTATGTATCATATCGAAATTATGAACATCGTAATCGTTCTTACAGGTGGTATGGTAACAGTAGCTTATGCAACTGAATACTTCATCGGATGGTATTCTGGTTCAAGATATGAAGACTTTACTTACCTTTCACCAGGTGCTGCAATAGGACCATATTGGTGGGCGTTCTGGGCGTTGATTATCTGTAACCTTGTTATTCCGGCGTTGTTCTGGTTTAAGAAAGTTAGAACAAACATTATTGCAACATTTATCATTGCATTAATTATCAACATCGGTATGTGGTTTGAGCGTTTCGACATTATCGTAATTAACCTTTCAAGAGATTACTTGCCTGGTTCTTGGACGATGTTTAAACCAACTATTATTGACGTAGGTGTATATTTAGGTACAATCGGATTCTTCTCTGTATTATTCTTATTATACGCAAGAACATTCCCTGTAATTGCACAGGCAGAATTAAAATCGATCTTGAAAATCTCAGGTGAAACTTATAAAGTAAAAGAAGGAGATGAGCACCACTAA
- a CDS encoding quinol:cytochrome C oxidoreductase: MYSFSPKLKSTSIILLVVGLVLFAAGFFLNKGLTTENIEHMMEAVHSAGHDAPTHSSEMIGPQDHAAHLEHATLQVHNQPLASLHFVAVFFFGVSCAVLFFYCIQHAAHAGWPIIITRVMEAIASYIPWGGAILIIIMILNITHNGHLFHWMDPELTDPESAHFDVILFEKRIFLNIPFYAIRTFIYVIGASFFAWKLKAQSKKVDDTKSLVEYQFLYRWAVGYIAFFGFASAAWAWDWLMSIDPHWYSTMYIWYSMVSCLSSGIAVIILLSVYLKKNGFLPQFNDNHLHDLGVFLFATSMLWTYTWFAQFMLYWYANIPEEVNYFFGRFEHYSPTFLPMLVVNFLLPLLVLVSSSIKRNYKVVTIMAIVVILGHLLDYFNMVMPGTVGPYWNTPEVLLLILGAVLFVSGLFMFTVLSALAKLKLIPTGNPYLHESEIYEYPF, encoded by the coding sequence ATGTATAGTTTTTCACCAAAATTAAAATCAACTTCTATTATCCTTCTTGTTGTAGGTTTAGTTCTATTTGCTGCAGGTTTCTTTTTAAATAAAGGACTTACTACAGAAAACATAGAACACATGATGGAAGCAGTTCATTCTGCAGGTCATGATGCTCCTACGCATTCAAGCGAAATGATAGGACCTCAAGATCACGCTGCTCACTTAGAGCATGCAACGCTTCAGGTTCACAACCAACCATTAGCTTCACTTCACTTTGTAGCAGTATTTTTCTTCGGAGTAAGTTGCGCAGTATTATTTTTCTACTGTATTCAGCACGCAGCTCACGCAGGATGGCCAATTATTATCACAAGAGTAATGGAAGCTATTGCTTCTTATATTCCTTGGGGTGGTGCTATTTTAATTATCATTATGATTCTTAACATCACGCACAACGGTCACCTTTTCCATTGGATGGATCCTGAATTGACAGATCCAGAATCTGCACATTTTGATGTTATCTTATTTGAAAAAAGAATATTCTTAAATATTCCTTTCTATGCAATCAGAACTTTTATCTATGTAATTGGAGCTTCGTTCTTTGCTTGGAAATTAAAAGCTCAGTCTAAAAAAGTAGACGATACAAAATCTTTGGTTGAGTATCAGTTCCTTTACAGATGGGCAGTAGGATATATCGCATTCTTCGGGTTTGCTTCTGCAGCTTGGGCTTGGGACTGGTTGATGTCTATTGACCCTCACTGGTATTCTACAATGTATATCTGGTATTCTATGGTTAGCTGTCTTTCAAGTGGTATTGCGGTAATCATTCTATTAAGTGTATATCTTAAGAAAAATGGTTTCTTACCTCAGTTTAACGACAATCACTTGCACGATTTAGGAGTTTTCCTTTTTGCTACAAGTATGCTTTGGACGTACACTTGGTTCGCACAGTTCATGTTGTATTGGTATGCCAACATCCCGGAAGAAGTAAATTATTTCTTCGGAAGATTTGAGCACTACTCTCCTACTTTCTTGCCAATGCTTGTTGTTAACTTCTTATTACCACTATTGGTATTGGTAAGCAGCAGCATCAAGAGAAATTACAAAGTAGTAACGATTATGGCAATTGTGGTAATCTTGGGTCACCTTTTAGATTATTTCAACATGGTAATGCCAGGAACAGTAGGACCTTACTGGAATACTCCAGAAGTTCTATTACTAATATTAGGTGCTGTTTTATTTGTATCAGGATTATTTATGTTTACAGTGCTTTCAGCATTAGCTAAATTAAAATTGATCCCTACAGGTAACCCTTACTTACACGAATCTGAAATTTATGAGTATCCTTTCTAA
- a CDS encoding DUF3341 domain-containing protein codes for MSTTKIVYGLYADDDDLMNGVKAFNDKGIAINEVYTPFPVHGLDKALGLKKTRISDAAFIYALYGVSIGLTVTWYIMNHDWAQNIGGKPSFNWVDNFPAFIDPMFELMVFCAAHMMSLTFFVRNKMYPGAPAQNPDPRTTDDKFLMEFVTEDVESVKQLLIETGVEEITVKDA; via the coding sequence ATGAGCACCACTAAAATTGTATACGGACTTTATGCTGATGACGACGATCTAATGAACGGCGTTAAAGCATTCAACGATAAAGGAATTGCAATAAACGAAGTTTATACCCCATTTCCTGTTCACGGCCTAGACAAAGCTTTAGGTTTAAAGAAAACTAGAATTTCTGATGCTGCTTTCATCTATGCACTTTACGGAGTTTCTATTGGTTTGACGGTTACTTGGTATATCATGAACCACGACTGGGCACAAAATATTGGTGGGAAACCATCTTTTAACTGGGTAGACAACTTCCCGGCGTTTATTGACCCGATGTTTGAATTGATGGTATTCTGTGCAGCTCACATGATGTCTCTTACTTTCTTTGTAAGAAATAAAATGTATCCAGGAGCTCCTGCACAAAACCCAGATCCAAGAACGACAGATGATAAATTCTTAATGGAATTTGTTACTGAAGATGTAGAATCTGTAAAGCAGTTGCTTATCGAAACGGGAGTAGAAGAAATAACTGTTAAAGATGCTTAA
- a CDS encoding TAT-variant-translocated molybdopterin oxidoreductase, which translates to MASNKIQFRSIHELKDPALNGKLALKEFQEEIPVEDFLESAEKTDGTSRRDFLKILGFSTAAVTLAACEAPVIKTIPYVVKPHEIIPGVPNFYASTYFDGFDFASVLVKTREGRPIKIDPNPAAGDLGKTNARAQASVLSLYDNDKVKQPKFEGKDDTFDTVDTFTIKGLEEAKASGKKIVLLSQSFASPTFKKLFSEFKAKYPTAELVTYDAFPYSAALDAAQEVFGQRALPVYDLKGSELVVAFQADFLGDYNAASLETSYAAARVPGANMLRHIQVESNMSLTGANSDSRYRVKPSDVNKALVEVYNAIVSGSAPTSKVATEIVKELQAKGSKAVVLADGSKGAQVLAHLINQKLGSVAFTGKANFLKEFDNARYQEFLGWVNAGQVGVLITNNVDPIYSHHKGQDFKKSLAKVPYVIAVTDKKNEMYKAAKAVIPVANWLESWGDMEPQTGVYTLMQPTIQKIYKSRQIEESLLVWKNGKNNAANNYYDYLKANATSVLGGTSFNKALYNGIVPSANATTLSYAGGNGAQAVAELGNFKASDLELVLYTKTSIGDGTQANNPWLQELPDPITRMSWDNYLTISTKDAERLGIENSLNARMQLDGTLVNLTVNGVKIENVPVFIQPGQADGSVGLALGYGKKDSGTTADTGVNAYSLFDGSNLVISNASIEKTGEEHEFAGVQLQNTLMGRYEIAKEVPLAEFINVPFDDQQKGWNKPLEYHTISGALPAGKIDLWDAFDDTDGPHFNLSVDLNSCTGCGACIIACQAENNIPVVGKEEIRMSRDMFWLRIDRYYSSEQKVTVYDGLKEGMAVPELYGSSVLGIEGALENPAENPDVIFQPVMCQHCNHAPCETVCPVAATSHSKQGQNHMAYNRCIGTRYCANNCPYKVRRFNWFTYNLNDKFDFNQNNDLGRMVLNPDVVVRTRGVMEKCSMCIQETQATILTAKRENRKVTDNEFKNSCACAAACSTGAMQFGDMNDKESSVRKLYSSNRRYHLLEEIGTKPNVFYHAKVRNRV; encoded by the coding sequence ATGGCTTCAAACAAAATACAATTTAGAAGTATTCACGAACTTAAAGACCCTGCCTTAAACGGTAAGCTGGCTCTTAAAGAGTTCCAAGAAGAAATTCCGGTAGAAGATTTTCTGGAAAGTGCCGAAAAAACTGACGGTACATCGAGAAGAGATTTCTTGAAAATATTAGGATTCTCTACTGCAGCCGTAACTTTGGCTGCTTGTGAAGCTCCGGTAATCAAAACGATTCCTTATGTAGTAAAACCACATGAAATTATTCCTGGGGTTCCCAACTTCTACGCTTCAACATATTTTGATGGTTTCGACTTTGCAAGTGTTTTAGTAAAAACAAGAGAAGGTAGACCCATCAAAATAGATCCAAACCCGGCAGCTGGAGATTTAGGTAAAACTAATGCCAGAGCTCAGGCAAGTGTACTTTCTCTTTATGATAACGACAAAGTAAAACAGCCAAAATTTGAAGGTAAAGATGATACTTTTGATACGGTAGATACTTTTACAATCAAAGGTCTTGAAGAGGCTAAAGCTTCTGGAAAAAAGATTGTTCTTTTATCTCAGTCTTTTGCTTCGCCTACATTCAAAAAATTATTTTCTGAATTTAAAGCGAAATATCCTACAGCTGAATTAGTAACTTATGATGCTTTCCCTTATTCTGCAGCTTTAGATGCAGCTCAGGAAGTTTTCGGACAAAGAGCATTACCGGTTTACGATCTTAAAGGATCTGAATTGGTGGTTGCTTTCCAAGCTGATTTCTTAGGAGACTATAATGCAGCGAGCTTAGAAACTTCTTATGCAGCAGCAAGAGTTCCGGGGGCAAACATGTTGAGACACATTCAGGTTGAATCTAATATGTCTTTAACGGGTGCAAACTCAGACTCTAGATACAGAGTAAAACCTAGTGATGTAAACAAAGCTTTGGTAGAAGTTTACAACGCTATCGTTTCAGGATCTGCACCAACAAGTAAAGTTGCTACAGAAATTGTAAAAGAATTGCAAGCTAAAGGAAGCAAAGCGGTTGTTTTAGCAGACGGTTCTAAAGGTGCACAAGTTTTAGCACACTTAATTAACCAAAAATTAGGTTCAGTTGCTTTCACAGGTAAAGCAAACTTCTTAAAAGAATTTGACAACGCAAGATATCAGGAATTTTTAGGATGGGTAAATGCAGGACAAGTTGGTGTATTGATTACCAACAACGTTGATCCAATTTATTCTCACCACAAAGGTCAAGATTTCAAAAAATCTTTGGCTAAAGTTCCTTATGTAATTGCTGTTACAGATAAGAAAAACGAAATGTATAAAGCAGCGAAAGCTGTAATTCCGGTAGCTAACTGGCTAGAATCTTGGGGTGATATGGAACCTCAGACAGGAGTTTATACATTGATGCAGCCAACTATCCAAAAAATTTACAAGTCAAGACAGATTGAAGAGTCTTTATTGGTTTGGAAAAATGGTAAAAACAATGCTGCTAATAATTATTATGATTATTTAAAAGCTAATGCGACTTCTGTTTTAGGAGGAACATCTTTCAACAAAGCTTTATACAATGGTATCGTGCCTTCTGCTAATGCTACTACTCTATCTTATGCAGGTGGAAATGGTGCTCAGGCGGTAGCAGAATTAGGAAACTTTAAAGCTTCAGATTTAGAATTAGTACTTTATACAAAGACTTCTATCGGAGACGGAACTCAAGCAAACAACCCTTGGTTGCAAGAATTACCAGATCCTATTACAAGAATGTCTTGGGATAACTATTTAACGATTTCTACTAAAGATGCTGAAAGATTAGGAATAGAAAACAGTCTTAATGCAAGAATGCAGCTAGATGGTACTCTTGTAAATCTTACAGTAAACGGAGTAAAAATAGAAAATGTACCTGTATTTATTCAGCCAGGTCAAGCTGACGGATCTGTCGGTCTTGCTTTAGGATATGGTAAAAAAGATTCTGGAACAACTGCAGATACAGGAGTAAATGCTTATTCTTTATTTGACGGTTCAAACTTGGTGATTTCAAACGCTTCAATTGAGAAAACGGGTGAAGAGCACGAGTTTGCAGGAGTTCAGCTTCAGAATACATTAATGGGACGTTATGAAATTGCAAAAGAAGTTCCTTTAGCAGAATTTATTAATGTACCTTTCGATGATCAACAAAAAGGATGGAACAAGCCTTTGGAATATCATACCATCAGTGGAGCTCTTCCAGCAGGTAAAATTGACCTTTGGGATGCTTTTGATGATACAGATGGTCCTCACTTCAACTTATCAGTAGACTTAAACTCTTGTACGGGTTGTGGAGCTTGTATTATTGCTTGTCAGGCAGAAAACAACATTCCTGTAGTTGGTAAAGAAGAAATCAGAATGTCGAGAGATATGTTCTGGTTGAGAATTGACCGTTACTATTCATCTGAACAAAAAGTGACTGTTTATGATGGTCTTAAAGAAGGAATGGCAGTGCCAGAACTTTACGGAAGTAGTGTATTAGGTATTGAAGGTGCATTAGAAAACCCAGCAGAAAATCCAGATGTGATCTTCCAGCCGGTAATGTGTCAACACTGTAACCACGCTCCATGTGAAACTGTTTGTCCGGTAGCGGCAACTTCACACAGTAAGCAAGGACAAAACCATATGGCTTACAACAGATGTATTGGTACAAGATATTGTGCAAACAACTGTCCGTACAAAGTAAGACGTTTCAACTGGTTTACTTATAACTTGAATGATAAATTTGATTTTAATCAAAATAATGATTTAGGAAGAATGGTTCTTAACCCTGACGTTGTTGTAAGAACAAGAGGGGTAATGGAGAAATGTTCAATGTGTATTCAAGAAACTCAGGCAACGATTTTAACTGCCAAGAGAGAAAATAGAAAGGTAACAGACAACGAATTTAAAAATTCTTGTGCTTGTGCAGCAGCATGTTCTACTGGAGCAATGCAGTTTGGAGATATGAATGATAAAGAATCTTCAGTTAGAAAATTATATTCTAGCAACAGAAGATATCATTTACTTGAAGAGATCGGAACCAAGCCAAATGTGTTCTATCACGCTAAAGTAAGAAATAGAGTATAA
- a CDS encoding c-type cytochrome has protein sequence MLKMKKNVLKITAILGLTTVLLNSCGPNENAPLVYFPDMYFPVAYDPLMKAQDAYSDHENEIPAFVRNNGATGLAPVEGSVAQNKDGVFEEGKLPKTPDEYNAGYDASKAIGVSPLNPANAAKDIERGKMLFDHTCSACHGTGGDGQGSIVQSGAYSGVPNYADREITVGSVHYVLTNGRNAMGSYAGQLNPGDRWRVAMYVMSAFKKSAAPATAAATPATTETTETKK, from the coding sequence ATGCTTAAAATGAAAAAGAATGTATTAAAAATTACAGCAATTTTAGGTTTAACTACAGTTTTACTTAATTCTTGCGGACCGAATGAAAATGCACCTCTAGTATATTTCCCGGATATGTATTTCCCTGTGGCATACGATCCGTTGATGAAAGCTCAAGATGCTTATTCAGATCATGAAAATGAAATTCCTGCATTTGTAAGAAATAACGGTGCAACCGGCCTTGCTCCTGTAGAAGGGTCAGTAGCTCAAAATAAAGATGGCGTTTTTGAAGAAGGTAAACTTCCTAAAACTCCGGACGAATACAACGCAGGCTATGATGCTTCAAAAGCAATAGGCGTTTCTCCTCTTAATCCCGCTAATGCAGCGAAAGATATAGAAAGAGGTAAAATGCTTTTTGATCATACTTGTTCAGCTTGTCACGGAACTGGTGGTGACGGACAAGGATCAATCGTACAAAGTGGAGCTTATTCTGGTGTACCAAATTATGCAGATAGAGAAATCACTGTAGGATCTGTACATTATGTATTAACAAACGGTAGAAATGCTATGGGATCTTATGCAGGACAATTAAATCCTGGAGACAGATGGAGAGTGGCAATGTATGTAATGAGTGCTTTCAAAAAAAGCGCAGCTCCGGCAACGGCAGCGGCAACTCCAGCAACAACTGAGACTACCGAAACTAAAAAATAA